The genomic segment GCCGTGCGGAACTGGCGGAGATCATTGTGTACGCCAAGGTGCTGGCAATTCACCGGGAGCAGTACGGCGGGGCAGAGGGCCTCCACAACTCCCTGCCATTCCCGTACGGGTACGGTTATGAAGGCGCCGAGGAAGGGTTGCTCTACTCCGCAGAGGTGGAGCTCATGTGCGACCAGGCGTGGGGCAGCATGCTGGAGGTGCCGGCGGGCTCGCGCCTCAACCTGACAGGGCTGGGGTACCTGTCGTGCCAGTCTCACACCGTGATGGAGAACTACTCCTACATCTTCTTCCTCCGGTGAGTCAGGATGACCTGGTGAGTCAGGATGACCTAGTGACCGGGAACCTGTGTACAGCGCACAGAATCACAAATACATTAAAAAGAGCGTGATacatcataaacacacacaaaagcatGACAGATTTTATAGCATATTGGCCTACAATATTTAGCTCCTCTATGCTCTCCTTTCTGGATGCACTGGGTGATATAATACAGACTTGAGTCCCTTTAGGGGTCACGTTTTGAACCTATAGGAAGCATGCACTCATTCACTCacagtgtttgtttgtttacctCCTACAGGATGGATGAGAACTACAACATTCTGCCCCACGGGGTCAACTTCCAGGACGCCATCTTCCCAGACACCTTAGAGAACCGCCGTACGTTCTCCAGCCTGTTCCAGTTCTCCAACTGCTCCCACAGCCAACCCCTCCAGACCTTCTCCCCAGAATGGGACCCCCAGGAGGACAGCAGGGTAGGACTACTCAACACTGTATCCACTGTACATAATGGGGGGGTAGAGAAAGATGGGGGGAGtgagaaagggagatggagggaatatGGGTTTGAGAGGGATAAAgttagagagaaagggagaaaagggTAGATGAATGGAGTGGgcgaaagagaaagagatgaaagatagagaagggagatgaatagagagatatggagagaaagGGTCAggaaaagagagatgagagggcaGGGTAGTGTCCTCTGGGCCTGAACAGCTGGAAATATAAGTGCTACCTGCTTGTAAAATGGCAACAGACAcccacatgtgcacacacacacatacagttgtgTAGCAGAGTAGGGTTGTAACTAAGGCCGGCCATGGAACATATTAAACTCTATGCTTTACAACCTTGTTGCCCCTGGATACAGCAGGTGCTCACATGTAGCTCCCCTCTCTGTGTACATCTGCAGCAATCATCTCACTGACCTTCACaaagtaacacacagacattcaccTCCGAGCCACCATCATCCTCAGACACTACTCTGTTGTGTGAGGTGTATTGGCGTGTCTCCTTAGCTATAGA from the Oncorhynchus keta strain PuntledgeMale-10-30-2019 chromosome 33, Oket_V2, whole genome shotgun sequence genome contains:
- the LOC118366280 gene encoding coiled-coil domain-containing protein 3-like, with the translated sequence MMIFAPLFLALGYMASFAHGCQLPTEWRPLSENCRAELAEIIVYAKVLAIHREQYGGAEGLHNSLPFPYGYGYEGAEEGLLYSAEVELMCDQAWGSMLEVPAGSRLNLTGLGYLSCQSHTVMENYSYIFFLRMDENYNILPHGVNFQDAIFPDTLENRRTFSSLFQFSNCSHSQPLQTFSPEWDPQEDSRLLCSSVQGALFEEEEKSRKQQERLGQLERRNRQLKERVRKVKRSLRNARKSQRQAEQERQGLEERLRSAERRAGHHLNTITQEATPSRYQETVLHRTPHTPL